The Thermodesulfovibrionales bacterium genome window below encodes:
- a CDS encoding cytochrome b/b6 domain-containing protein — translation MTKEKAPEYYRFNLTFRLQHIILMVTFILLAFTGWAMKYPEPTLEHASWLVRMWGGAKMAGLIHRIAGVTMIFDFIWHVLYLFYLLGTGKTRFHPTTTIVPVPSDIENFVMNIRYFLGLSSEKPRFGRFNYLQKFDYWAVFWGMGIIGLSGLALAFPIQAQHLFPQWSLNWIWELLSVLHSDEALLAIVFILFIHFYNEHLTLEKFPMHTLWITGRMPVEEWKHEHPLEYELERKENPGSFENRKGS, via the coding sequence ATGACTAAGGAAAAGGCACCCGAGTATTACCGCTTCAACCTGACATTCAGGCTTCAGCATATAATCCTCATGGTAACATTCATACTGCTCGCATTCACCGGTTGGGCGATGAAATACCCCGAGCCGACACTAGAGCATGCAAGCTGGCTGGTCAGGATGTGGGGCGGCGCGAAGATGGCAGGGCTCATCCACAGGATAGCAGGGGTCACGATGATCTTCGACTTTATCTGGCATGTTCTCTACCTCTTCTACCTCTTGGGCACGGGAAAGACGCGGTTCCATCCGACGACAACGATAGTACCCGTACCGAGCGATATAGAGAATTTTGTCATGAACATCCGCTATTTCTTGGGATTGAGCAGTGAAAAACCCCGATTCGGAAGATTCAACTATCTGCAGAAGTTCGATTATTGGGCGGTCTTCTGGGGCATGGGGATTATCGGTCTTTCAGGACTTGCACTTGCATTCCCGATTCAGGCGCAGCATCTCTTCCCACAGTGGAGCCTGAACTGGATATGGGAACTCCTGTCGGTCCTTCATAGTGATGAGGCCCTTCTCGCCATCGTATTCATCCTCTTCATTCACTTCTATAACGAGCACCTCACGCTGGAGAAGTTCCCGATGCATACGCTCTGGATAACCGGGAGAATGCCCGTAGAGGAGTGGAAGCACGAACACCCCCTCGAATACGAACTCGAGCGTAAGGAAAACCCCGGGTCCTTCGAGAACCGGAAAGGTTCTTAA